The sequence below is a genomic window from Haloferax mediterranei ATCC 33500.
GAGGGCGAACGCCTCCCCGAGCAGGCCGTCGGAGGCGATGATTGACGACCCGTAGCCGTATTCAGCCCACGCGCTGGGCGTTCCGCGGCGGATGTCTGACCGGTCGATGATGTCGTCGATGACGAGCGAGGCGTTGTGGACGAGTTCGACGCCGACGGCGAAGTCGACGGCGTCTTCGGGGGTACCACCGACGGCCTCGCAGGCGAGGATGGTCACGGCGGGGCGGACGCGTTTGCCCCCCGCGAGAGCGACGTGGTCGAGTTGGTCGGCGAGTTCCGACGGCTCGACCGCCGAGACGACCTCTTCGAGGCGGTCGTTTACCATCGTGACCCGGCGCTCCAGGTATTCCATTGTCGGTTCGTAGTGTTGGGTAGGGAAGTACGTACCGGATTTGGAGAAACCGAGCGACTGGGACGACGGGGGTGGCGTTTTTGACCGCTGTGTCACGACGGGATATCGGCCTCGCACTGACACTCCGGCGCAGTCGCTCTCAGCGTCAAAAAACGAAAAACGGGATTCAGTACTTACTCGAACTGCTCGATAAGTTCCGGCACCACATCGAAGAGGTCGCCGACGATACCGTAGTCGGCGATGTCGAAGATAGGCGCGTCGGGGTCGGTGTTGATGGCGATGATATTCTCAGCGCCTTTCATCCCGGCGACGTGCTGGACCGCACCGGAGATACCGACTGCGAGGTACACCTTCGGCGTCACGACCTTCCCGGACTGACCGACCTGACGGTCCTTCGGGAGCCAGCCGTTGTCGACGATGGGGCGCGAGGACGACAGGGTCGCATCGAGCGCGTCTGCGAGGTCCTGCACCAGTTCGATGTTCTCTTCTTCTTCGATACCGCGGCCGACAGAGACGAGCACGTCTGCCTCCGAGATGTCGACATCGCCGCTGCCGACTTCTTCGAATCCAGTTACGCGCGAGCGCACGCGAGATTCATCGAGAGTGAAGTCGAACACTTCGACTGCGGGTTCGCCCGCCGCTTCCGTGGCGTCCCACTCGCCGGGTCGGATGGTGACCACGGCGCGGTCGGCGTTGACTTCAATCGTGGATTCGACCTTCG
It includes:
- a CDS encoding electron transfer flavoprotein subunit alpha/FixB family protein, which translates into the protein MSDVLAITEHRRGELRDVSFELVTAGADLVGDTGGDLHLAVIGGDTDGFAEELSLDGVDTIHTVTEGDEFNHDVYVQAVTELYEELDPTYVLIGNTVNGLDYAPAVAEGLDLPLVTDAVGLQNDGTLEVTREMYASKVESTIEVNADRAVVTIRPGEWDATEAAGEPAVEVFDFTLDESRVRSRVTGFEEVGSGDVDISEADVLVSVGRGIEEEENIELVQDLADALDATLSSSRPIVDNGWLPKDRQVGQSGKVVTPKVYLAVGISGAVQHVAGMKGAENIIAINTDPDAPIFDIADYGIVGDLFDVVPELIEQFE